In one Mucilaginibacter sp. PAMB04168 genomic region, the following are encoded:
- a CDS encoding LysE family transporter yields the protein MIEAIISGIGIGLVLTFITGPVFFALIKTSIEKGFHAGAALALGVVSSDVVFVGAIIFGSQLFEVSDKAKVWLGVVGSVILLIIGTHYLTKKAEVSYNMHTPPTVNRAGYFFKGFLMCIFNPTLLFHWITVIGTASTVYHEGIPNRQLKIAVMFLTILLVQFGMDVVKAFYANKLRDKISVKLVHQLNYVAGAALIIAAIVIFDRLVTHIVFSPMPAG from the coding sequence ATGATTGAAGCTATTATTTCGGGGATTGGTATTGGCTTAGTGCTGACGTTTATTACCGGCCCTGTTTTTTTTGCGCTGATAAAAACGAGCATTGAAAAGGGATTTCATGCAGGCGCAGCTTTGGCATTGGGGGTAGTAAGCAGCGATGTGGTGTTTGTAGGTGCCATTATATTTGGCTCGCAGTTGTTTGAAGTGTCCGACAAGGCTAAAGTGTGGCTGGGGGTAGTTGGCAGTGTGATACTGCTTATTATAGGTACCCACTATTTAACCAAAAAGGCCGAGGTAAGCTATAATATGCACACGCCGCCCACTGTGAATAGAGCTGGCTACTTTTTTAAGGGGTTCTTAATGTGCATATTTAACCCTACCCTGCTCTTTCATTGGATTACTGTTATAGGAACAGCCAGTACCGTTTATCATGAGGGTATACCTAACCGCCAGCTTAAAATTGCTGTTATGTTTTTAACAATTTTGCTGGTTCAATTTGGCATGGATGTAGTTAAAGCTTTTTATGCCAATAAACTGCGTGATAAAATTTCGGTCAAGCTGGTGCATCAACTTAATTATGTGGCCGGCGCGGCGCTAATTATTGCTGCTATTGTTATTTTCGACAGATTGGTTACCCATATCGTGTTCTCGCCTATGCCTGCCGGCTAA
- a CDS encoding MFS transporter — protein sequence MEQNNTKNYGSALYTLITVFFFWGFLAASNGIFIPFCKTHFSLTQFESQLIDFTFYGGYFIGSLILYFASQASRVDILNKLGYKNGIILGLVISAVGALVMVPAIGSGSFGFILASFFVIAVGFSLQQTAANPFVIALGPPETGASRLSFAGSINNIGGLMGPVVVALMLFGTAKGDANVKVDIASVNNLYYILAGLFIAVAGFFWVSKLPKVTSDEKIEQSSKANKPLGIIFIAFCLILAAGPLSNATGLSQPYFVYASLLIILSTLISSLLSAQKNSEGWGAMRYPQLIYGMIAIFTYVGTEVTIQSNMGALLKLPAFGGYNEKDIAPFISLYWGSLMIGRWAGSVGAFNLKPLLKNVLTVIIPFVAFAAILFINHLTGSKVDHLFPYAICVAVLVLAFFLGKQKPARTLTVFGLLGVAFMLVGLVTTGIVATFAFISGGLCCSIMWPSIFALAITGLGKYTSQGSAFLIMMILGGSIIPPVQGILADTSGIHLSYIVPVLGFAYLAFFAWKVSRELRKQGIDLDHVEASGGH from the coding sequence ATGGAGCAAAATAATACTAAGAACTACGGCTCAGCCTTATACACATTAATTACTGTCTTTTTTTTCTGGGGATTTTTAGCTGCCTCAAACGGCATTTTTATTCCTTTTTGCAAAACACATTTTAGTTTAACACAATTTGAGTCGCAGCTTATTGACTTTACGTTTTACGGTGGTTACTTTATTGGCTCGTTAATACTCTATTTTGCATCGCAGGCTAGCCGGGTTGATATATTAAACAAACTCGGTTATAAAAATGGTATTATTCTCGGCCTGGTCATATCAGCCGTTGGTGCCCTGGTTATGGTGCCTGCCATTGGCTCGGGCAGCTTTGGTTTCATACTAGCTTCTTTCTTTGTTATTGCAGTTGGATTTTCTTTGCAACAAACAGCAGCAAACCCTTTTGTAATTGCCTTAGGCCCGCCAGAAACCGGCGCTAGCCGCTTAAGCTTTGCTGGTTCCATTAACAACATTGGTGGTTTAATGGGGCCTGTTGTGGTAGCGTTGATGCTTTTTGGAACAGCTAAGGGCGATGCAAATGTTAAAGTTGATATTGCTTCGGTAAACAACCTTTACTACATATTGGCAGGTCTATTCATTGCAGTTGCGGGCTTTTTCTGGGTATCCAAGTTGCCAAAAGTTACCAGTGATGAAAAGATAGAGCAAAGCAGTAAAGCCAACAAGCCATTGGGTATTATATTTATTGCTTTTTGTTTGATATTGGCTGCTGGTCCGTTAAGCAACGCCACAGGCCTATCGCAGCCTTACTTTGTATATGCGTCACTTTTAATCATCCTATCTACACTGATCAGCTCACTGCTTTCGGCACAAAAGAACAGTGAAGGCTGGGGGGCTATGCGTTATCCGCAATTAATTTATGGTATGATAGCCATTTTTACCTATGTAGGCACCGAAGTTACTATTCAAAGCAACATGGGGGCATTACTAAAATTACCTGCCTTTGGCGGATATAATGAAAAAGACATAGCGCCATTTATATCGCTGTATTGGGGTAGCTTAATGATTGGCCGTTGGGCAGGTTCGGTAGGGGCATTCAACCTTAAGCCTTTGCTTAAGAATGTATTAACAGTAATCATTCCGTTTGTGGCCTTTGCCGCAATATTATTTATCAATCACTTAACTGGCTCAAAGGTAGATCATCTTTTCCCTTATGCTATATGCGTTGCTGTATTAGTTCTGGCTTTCTTTTTAGGTAAGCAAAAGCCGGCCCGCACGCTGACTGTATTTGGTTTACTGGGTGTTGCCTTTATGTTAGTAGGATTAGTTACTACAGGCATTGTGGCCACTTTTGCATTCATCAGCGGCGGCTTGTGCTGTTCTATAATGTGGCCATCAATATTTGCATTGGCCATCACAGGGTTAGGTAAGTATACCAGCCAAGGGTCGGCATTTTTGATCATGATGATTTTGGGCGGGTCTATTATTCCACCGGTCCAGGGTATACTGGCTGATACGAGCGGCATACACCTGTCTTACATTGTACCGGTATTAGGTTTTGCTTACCTGGCGTTCTTTGCCTGGAAGGTGAGTCGCGAACTGCGTAAGCAGGGTATTGACCTGGACCATGTTGAAGCCAGCGGCGGGCACTAA
- a CDS encoding dCMP deaminase family protein has protein sequence MSKLSFDQIFMNLANDFAKRSHCVKAQVGAVLTKDTRIISVGYNGPPAGTHNCDEEWPETGCPRDARGSCSLALHAEENTILYAVKNGAKLEGATMYTTLSPCLPCARLIYSAGITKVYYQHSYAEYKGLTSDEGVDFLNRFGVQALKFEAESNSVSF, from the coding sequence ATGAGTAAGCTTTCGTTCGACCAAATATTTATGAACCTGGCCAATGATTTTGCCAAGCGTTCGCATTGTGTAAAAGCGCAGGTAGGAGCGGTGCTCACCAAGGATACCCGTATTATATCCGTAGGCTATAATGGTCCGCCTGCGGGTACCCACAACTGCGACGAGGAATGGCCCGAAACCGGTTGTCCGCGCGATGCCCGGGGAAGCTGCTCACTGGCCCTCCATGCCGAAGAAAACACCATACTTTACGCAGTGAAAAATGGCGCAAAGTTAGAGGGCGCCACTATGTACACTACCCTGTCGCCATGCTTGCCATGCGCACGGCTTATCTACTCAGCAGGCATAACCAAGGTATATTATCAGCACTCTTATGCAGAATACAAGGGTTTAACCAGCGATGAAGGGGTAGACTTTTTAAATCGCTTTGGTGTGCAGGCGCTCAAGTTTGAGGCCGAAAGCAATAGCGTTAGTTTTTAA
- the cmk gene encoding (d)CMP kinase, translating to MSKNIVVAIDGYSSCGKSTLAKALAKKLHFIYVDSGAMYRAVTLYFLRNHVNIADAEQVTAALQNIHLNFHSRDYQTHITLNGEEVSDEIRLMPVSENVSPVSAIREVRKEMVAQQQRMGKSKNIVMDGRDIGTAVFPNAQVKLFMTADPKVRAERRYRELLPNNPDITLEEVFENIAHRDYSDTTRKESPLMRAEDAVILDNTNITPDEQLAFALEKVQPFLKN from the coding sequence ATGAGCAAAAACATTGTGGTGGCTATTGACGGTTATTCCTCATGTGGAAAAAGTACCTTAGCCAAAGCCTTAGCCAAGAAACTCCATTTTATATACGTTGATAGTGGCGCTATGTACCGCGCCGTAACCCTATACTTTTTACGTAACCATGTTAACATTGCAGATGCTGAACAGGTTACCGCAGCTTTGCAGAACATTCACCTGAATTTCCATTCACGCGATTATCAAACACACATTACGCTAAACGGCGAAGAGGTATCAGACGAGATTCGCTTAATGCCGGTATCCGAAAATGTAAGTCCTGTGTCGGCTATACGGGAAGTACGTAAAGAGATGGTTGCCCAGCAGCAGCGCATGGGCAAGTCAAAAAACATTGTAATGGATGGCCGCGATATTGGCACCGCAGTTTTCCCTAATGCACAGGTGAAATTATTTATGACGGCCGACCCTAAGGTACGTGCCGAACGCCGTTACAGGGAATTGCTGCCTAACAATCCGGATATCACCCTCGAAGAAGTATTTGAAAACATTGCCCACCGCGATTACTCAGATACTACCCGCAAGGAAAGTCCGCTTATGCGTGCCGAGGATGCCGTCATCCTGGATAACACTAACATTACGCCAGACGAACAGCTGGCCTTTGCATTAGAAAAAGTACAGCCCTTTCTTAAAAACTAA
- the arfB gene encoding alternative ribosome rescue aminoacyl-tRNA hydrolase ArfB codes for MNFSKAELQKEVIYKASRSGGKGGQNVNKVSTKVELLFNIQQSVLFTDEQKARLVSKLQVRFNRDGLVQVISEEERSQLMNKERAMDKLISMLIQALHQPKLRKPTKVSKQAKAKRMEQKRLQSVKKQLRQSGRDY; via the coding sequence ATGAACTTTTCTAAAGCCGAGCTTCAAAAAGAGGTTATTTATAAAGCGTCCAGAAGTGGTGGAAAAGGGGGGCAAAATGTAAATAAAGTATCAACCAAAGTAGAACTGCTTTTTAATATACAGCAGTCGGTATTATTTACTGATGAACAAAAAGCCCGCCTTGTCAGCAAACTACAAGTTCGTTTTAATAGAGATGGCTTGGTACAAGTTATAAGTGAGGAGGAGCGGAGCCAGCTTATGAATAAAGAAAGGGCCATGGATAAATTGATTTCCATGCTTATCCAAGCACTTCATCAACCAAAATTACGTAAGCCAACCAAGGTAAGCAAACAGGCCAAAGCCAAACGTATGGAACAAAAGCGCCTACAGTCGGTAAAAAAGCAACTCAGGCAGTCGGGCAGAGACTATTAA
- a CDS encoding lipid A deacylase LpxR family protein: MKIKLLAICFLLELTANGIFAQNRTHEFGFQSDNDSFLAQGSDRYYTNGLFIFYRRGMDFKNPKLANKVLGIEIGQKMYNPISGSVPDSTYIDRPFAAYLYAGVNVNYLYRDESNLKLSAQIGVVGPSAKGKQVQEIIHNTFGFYELNGWQYQIQNSFQVNLSAEYNRLLFRKDWADISATGYGNLGTTFTGAGIGPLIRLGNFNQLFNSISTQSTATRNSIAQLHKKELFLHYRPQFNYVAYDATVQGALYFESKEQKGTEITSSPNRFVFSNQVGVSFCSSRWIFDAGATFNSKEVKTQTFNSHQWGSLSVIYRFNGYKAKM; this comes from the coding sequence ATGAAAATAAAATTACTTGCTATTTGTTTTTTGCTGGAATTGACAGCTAATGGAATTTTTGCCCAGAACCGCACACATGAGTTCGGCTTTCAATCTGATAATGATTCTTTTTTGGCGCAGGGCTCCGACCGGTATTATACTAACGGCTTATTTATATTTTACCGCCGTGGCATGGACTTTAAAAATCCAAAACTGGCCAACAAGGTACTGGGTATTGAAATTGGCCAGAAGATGTATAACCCTATATCTGGCAGCGTGCCCGACTCCACCTACATAGACCGCCCGTTTGCTGCTTACCTATATGCAGGTGTAAACGTTAACTACTTATACCGTGATGAGAGTAATTTGAAGCTTAGTGCACAAATTGGTGTAGTTGGTCCGTCGGCTAAAGGCAAGCAGGTGCAGGAAATCATACACAACACTTTTGGTTTTTATGAACTGAACGGCTGGCAGTACCAGATTCAGAACAGCTTCCAAGTCAACTTATCTGCCGAATATAACCGCTTGCTTTTCCGTAAGGATTGGGCAGATATCTCAGCAACCGGATATGGCAACTTGGGTACAACATTTACAGGAGCCGGTATTGGTCCGCTTATACGCTTGGGTAATTTTAACCAGTTATTTAATTCAATAAGTACACAAAGTACCGCAACCCGCAACAGCATTGCACAGTTGCATAAAAAAGAACTCTTTTTGCATTACCGGCCGCAATTTAATTACGTTGCTTATGATGCTACTGTACAAGGCGCATTGTACTTTGAAAGTAAGGAGCAAAAAGGAACTGAAATTACCAGCAGCCCAAATCGGTTCGTATTCAGCAACCAGGTTGGTGTGAGCTTTTGTTCATCGCGTTGGATTTTTGACGCGGGCGCAACTTTTAATTCAAAGGAAGTTAAAACGCAAACTTTTAATAGCCACCAGTGGGGCTCCTTAAGTGTAATTTATAGGTTTAACGGTTATAAAGCTAAAATGTAA